In the Clavelina lepadiformis chromosome 8, kaClaLepa1.1, whole genome shotgun sequence genome, one interval contains:
- the LOC143468685 gene encoding uncharacterized protein LOC143468685 isoform X1, translating into MIKHNEKCSQTNLDQQQCQKRYHARYKHLKSTIKQLTFENAALTSEIHRTEEKAVTAKAERKYLLRKLLQFEKPECKVTKQNPKKKAVAQKTNIKEEVQSVVKVNGNLDAVEEDIVGQLAVEGSINEA; encoded by the exons ATGATTAAGCACAATGAGAAATGTAGCCAAACTAATCTGGATCAACAACAATGTCAAAAACG TTATCACGCTCgatacaaacatttaaagtcaacaataaaacaactgaCTTTCGAGAATGCTGCTTTAACTTCTGAAATCCATCGCACTGAAGAGAAAGCGGTCACTGCAAAGGCAGAAAGAAA ATATTTGCTGAGAAAGCTTCTACAATTTGAGAAGCCGGAATGCAAAGTTACAAAGCAGAATCCAAAAAAGAAGGCTGTTG CTCAAAAAACCAACATCAAAGAAGAAGTGCAAAGTGTAGTAAAAGTTAACGGCAATTTGGATGCTGTAGAAGAAGACATTGTTGGCCAACTTGCAGTGGAAGGTTCTATCAATGAAGCATAA